One genomic window of Syntrophotaleaceae bacterium includes the following:
- a CDS encoding ShlB/FhaC/HecB family hemolysin secretion/activation protein, with translation MAVSILSLILAAGFLASTVWAEEQSAETDAGPTFEIRQFVVEGNTLYPGELLDELLMEFTGPEKTADVVEDARTKLEKFYQENGFLRVMVNIPEQMVEGGEIRLKVIESRIGQVLVNENRYFTKAGIMEELPALQPGKIIYIPDVEEQLNALNANPDLTVRLKLEPARDMGVDDVVLTVEDRMPLHASVEINNRSTHDTSELRLNGLIRYDNLWQRKHSASFQYQTAPLEPSEVQVLGGSYVLPTPWQKKHYLAGYALWTDSETAFGEGFNVIGKGFILGARYLVPLDPYKKYYHSISFGVDYKDFEETLGFVGEDEEDTETPISYLPFSIGYNGTLLGKTGNTRLQAALNWHFRGLVGSEEEFSGKRYQARGDYFYLNVGLEREQQLPWDMDLALAVKGQVASEPLVSSEQFSAGGMESVRGYKESDSLGDNGVRASIEWLLPDVGKLAGWENWMELRPYLFYDYARLWVKDPLPDQTDEFELQGTGLGLRGELWKMFDYELDLAMALSATARADSGDIRGHFRLKYYF, from the coding sequence TTGGCTGTAAGCATCTTGAGTCTCATCCTTGCGGCAGGGTTTCTGGCATCCACGGTCTGGGCTGAGGAACAATCTGCGGAGACCGACGCAGGGCCGACCTTCGAGATCCGCCAGTTCGTCGTCGAGGGCAACACCCTGTATCCCGGCGAACTGCTCGACGAACTGCTCATGGAATTTACCGGTCCTGAAAAAACCGCCGATGTCGTCGAGGACGCCCGGACCAAGCTGGAGAAGTTCTACCAGGAAAACGGCTTCCTGCGGGTGATGGTCAACATTCCGGAGCAGATGGTCGAGGGGGGCGAAATCCGTCTCAAGGTGATCGAATCACGCATCGGCCAGGTGCTGGTCAACGAAAACCGCTACTTCACCAAGGCCGGCATTATGGAGGAGCTGCCCGCGCTGCAGCCGGGAAAGATCATCTACATCCCCGATGTGGAAGAGCAGCTCAACGCCCTCAACGCCAACCCCGACCTGACCGTGCGGCTCAAGCTGGAGCCGGCCCGGGACATGGGGGTGGACGACGTGGTGCTGACCGTCGAGGACCGGATGCCTCTGCATGCAAGTGTCGAAATAAACAACCGCTCGACTCACGATACCAGCGAGCTGCGGCTCAATGGCTTGATCCGCTACGACAATCTCTGGCAGCGCAAGCATTCGGCCTCCTTCCAGTACCAGACAGCGCCCCTGGAGCCGAGTGAGGTGCAGGTCCTCGGCGGCTCCTACGTGCTGCCGACGCCCTGGCAGAAAAAGCATTACCTGGCCGGCTACGCCCTGTGGACCGACAGCGAGACCGCCTTCGGCGAGGGCTTCAACGTCATCGGCAAGGGTTTCATTCTCGGCGCCCGCTATCTGGTGCCCCTGGACCCTTACAAGAAGTATTACCACTCCATCAGCTTTGGCGTGGACTACAAGGATTTCGAGGAAACCCTCGGTTTTGTCGGCGAGGACGAGGAGGACACCGAAACCCCCATCTCCTACCTCCCCTTCTCCATTGGCTACAACGGCACCCTGCTCGGCAAGACGGGGAACACCCGCCTGCAGGCCGCCCTCAACTGGCATTTTCGCGGTCTGGTCGGCAGCGAGGAGGAGTTCTCCGGCAAGCGCTACCAGGCCCGGGGCGACTACTTCTACCTGAATGTCGGCCTGGAGCGGGAGCAGCAGCTGCCCTGGGACATGGACCTGGCCCTGGCGGTCAAGGGTCAGGTGGCCAGCGAACCGCTTGTGTCCAGCGAGCAGTTCTCCGCCGGCGGCATGGAAAGCGTTCGCGGCTACAAGGAGAGCGATTCCCTCGGGGACAACGGGGTCCGCGCCTCCATCGAATGGCTGCTGCCCGACGTCGGCAAACTGGCCGGCTGGGAGAACTGGATGGAACTGCGCCCCTATCTGTTCTACGACTATGCCCGTTTGTGGGTCAAGGATCCCCTGCCCGATCAGACGGACGAGTTCGAACTGCAGGGCACCGGACTGGGTCTGCGCGGCGAACTGTGGAAGATGTTCGATTACGAGCTCGACCTGGCCATGGCCCTCTCGGCCACCGCCCGCGCCGACAGCGGCGACATCCGGGGCCATTTCCGGCTGAAATATTACTTTTAG
- a CDS encoding thioredoxin family protein: MIGLVRICLKRLCLSCLCLLGLTGALFAAGCASPVIDTAKNASSAEVPSSPVGPGDVVTVEVTATLEDGRLLYTTREGVARDPDRARMDGYRDPEAYRPEEVVAGKAAVVPGLASAVLDMVPGQSRTVTVPSEEAFGPADPSLRRELPCEKVFPVSLVLPAERYVQLTGGFPEVGRELHLSPYIQTRVAKVEESSVVLEMQAENGKEIEEPFGTVQILVEDQKILTRLTPKLGAEFMLEDRKGRIVATDGVSFTVDANPLTIGKALVLDLEVLSRVPAGTYDEKIIVWGEEFDSGLKRARQENKPAVLVLYADWCSWCKRLLGESVEDPRVKSLQDRFVWLKINSDVEKQFKEKFGQENYPMVVYLNPDGEVLQKAEGFKDGNILYRELRALAETEMP; encoded by the coding sequence ATGATCGGTCTGGTGCGCATCTGCTTGAAAAGGTTATGTCTCAGCTGTTTATGCCTTTTGGGCCTGACTGGAGCCCTCTTTGCCGCTGGCTGCGCATCTCCGGTCATCGATACGGCGAAAAATGCATCCTCTGCCGAGGTTCCTTCCAGTCCGGTCGGCCCGGGAGATGTCGTGACCGTCGAGGTGACGGCGACCCTGGAGGACGGTCGGTTGCTCTACACTACCCGCGAGGGAGTGGCCCGCGATCCGGACAGGGCCAGAATGGACGGTTACCGTGATCCGGAAGCGTATCGGCCCGAGGAGGTTGTTGCCGGGAAGGCGGCTGTCGTGCCCGGACTGGCGAGCGCGGTGCTCGACATGGTTCCCGGCCAAAGCCGCACTGTGACCGTACCTTCTGAGGAGGCTTTCGGCCCTGCCGATCCCTCTCTGCGTCGTGAGCTGCCCTGCGAAAAGGTTTTTCCCGTCAGCCTGGTACTGCCCGCAGAAAGATATGTGCAATTGACCGGCGGCTTTCCTGAGGTCGGCAGGGAATTGCACCTTTCACCCTATATTCAGACCAGGGTCGCAAAAGTCGAGGAAAGTTCGGTTGTTCTCGAAATGCAGGCTGAAAACGGAAAAGAGATAGAGGAACCGTTCGGCACCGTGCAGATCCTTGTCGAGGATCAGAAGATCCTCACGCGGCTTACTCCCAAACTCGGAGCCGAATTCATGCTCGAGGACCGCAAGGGCAGAATCGTGGCAACCGATGGAGTCTCTTTCACGGTGGACGCCAACCCCCTGACGATCGGCAAGGCGCTCGTTCTCGACCTGGAGGTTCTGTCCCGGGTTCCTGCCGGTACCTACGACGAAAAGATCATCGTCTGGGGCGAGGAGTTCGACAGCGGCCTGAAACGGGCCCGGCAGGAAAACAAGCCGGCGGTCCTGGTTCTCTACGCCGACTGGTGTTCCTGGTGCAAGCGTCTGCTTGGCGAGAGCGTGGAGGATCCCCGGGTCAAAAGTCTTCAGGACCGGTTCGTCTGGCTGAAGATCAATTCGGACGTGGAAAAGCAGTTCAAGGAGAAGTTCGGGCAGGAAAACTACCCGATGGTCGTCTACCTGAATCCTGATGGGGAGGTTCTGCAGAAGGCGGAAGGGTTCAAGGACGGAAATATCCTGTATCGGGAACTGCGCGCACTGGCGGAAACTGAAATGCCGTGA
- a CDS encoding lytic murein transglycosylase produces the protein MHLFFRRFFPLITLPLAIACCVPQPEVASPDPVRLQQPDASTTNPASADFDRWVEELAIEARSRGISETTLADALTGLQPIPLAVKAAGKQAEDVFSARRYLERMVSENRIRQGILQIREKEALFERVHDTYGVQPAYLAALWAIESDFGKGKARFPLVGALATQAWQGQRREFFRRELLAALEILDREGMKSADLRGSWAGASGQFQFIPTSYLHYAVDFDGDGHRDIWTDPADALASAANFLKEARWRPDQEWGREIQLPARFDPALAGLKVRKPLAEWRKQGLAEAAGPADRMASLLLPDGPEGPAFLVFDNFRVLMRWNRSSSFALAVGTLADRIEMGVRSEG, from the coding sequence ATGCATTTGTTTTTTCGTCGTTTTTTCCCCCTGATCACCCTTCCGCTCGCCATTGCCTGCTGTGTGCCGCAACCGGAAGTTGCCTCTCCCGATCCGGTTCGATTGCAACAGCCCGATGCCAGCACCACCAACCCGGCCAGCGCCGACTTCGACCGCTGGGTGGAGGAGCTGGCCATCGAGGCGAGGAGCCGGGGGATCAGTGAAACCACCCTTGCGGACGCCCTGACCGGCCTGCAGCCTATCCCGCTGGCAGTAAAAGCGGCAGGGAAACAGGCCGAAGATGTTTTTTCCGCCCGCCGCTATCTGGAACGGATGGTCTCGGAGAACCGGATTCGCCAGGGCATTCTGCAGATACGGGAAAAAGAGGCTCTTTTTGAAAGGGTTCACGACACCTACGGAGTGCAGCCGGCCTACCTCGCAGCCTTGTGGGCCATCGAAAGCGATTTCGGCAAGGGCAAGGCCCGCTTTCCCCTGGTCGGGGCACTGGCGACCCAGGCATGGCAGGGCCAGCGCCGCGAATTTTTTCGCCGCGAGCTGCTGGCGGCCCTGGAAATCCTCGACCGGGAGGGGATGAAAAGCGCCGACCTGCGCGGTTCGTGGGCGGGGGCGAGCGGGCAGTTCCAGTTCATCCCCACCAGTTACCTCCACTATGCGGTCGATTTCGACGGCGACGGTCACCGTGATATCTGGACCGATCCCGCGGACGCCCTTGCCTCGGCGGCGAATTTTCTCAAGGAGGCGCGCTGGCGGCCGGATCAGGAATGGGGCAGGGAAATTCAGCTGCCCGCCAGGTTCGATCCCGCCCTGGCCGGACTGAAGGTGCGCAAGCCTCTGGCGGAATGGCGGAAACAGGGGCTCGCTGAAGCCGCCGGCCCCGCGGATCGGATGGCCTCACTCCTGCTGCCCGACGGCCCGGAAGGACCGGCCTTTCTGGTCTTCGACAATTTTCGCGTGCTGATGCGCTGGAACCGCTCCAGCTCCTTTGCCCTGGCTGTCGGAACCCTGGCGGACAGGATTGAAATGGGAGTGAGGAGTGAGGGGTAA
- a CDS encoding alpha/beta hydrolase yields MRGNGPIVKHSSNDRRLRLPDGRRLGYAEFGVLDGQPVIYMHGLPASRLEARIADRAARKVGIRIISPDRPGMGLSDFQTGRTLSAWSEDVGHLADSLYLERFSLLGVSGGGPYALACASSMSRRLRAVGLVGALGPMAVPHLGRSMKPPARFSFHLARNFPRLSRLLYGELIGRLLRQWPDLVTLLLQPAEADRPVLADPDVSVILTNSIKEALRQGGQGPVRDLQLLGEEWDFDLNRIDCPVHLWHGEQDATVPIVMGRYLAHVIPGCQSRFYKKEGHFSLPVGHMEEILSDISSGVGRGSIKNLV; encoded by the coding sequence GTGAGGGGTAACGGGCCAATCGTCAAGCATTCGTCTAATGACCGCCGTCTGCGGCTGCCCGACGGCCGCAGGCTCGGATACGCCGAATTCGGAGTTCTCGACGGGCAGCCGGTGATCTACATGCACGGGCTGCCCGCTTCCCGCCTGGAAGCCCGCATCGCCGATCGTGCGGCCCGGAAGGTGGGTATCCGCATCATTTCCCCTGATCGTCCCGGCATGGGGCTTTCCGATTTCCAAACCGGCCGCACCCTGTCAGCCTGGTCTGAAGACGTGGGGCACCTGGCCGACAGCCTGTACCTGGAGCGGTTTTCCCTGCTTGGGGTTTCAGGCGGTGGGCCCTATGCCCTGGCCTGCGCCAGCAGCATGTCCCGTCGACTGCGCGCTGTAGGCCTGGTCGGGGCTCTCGGTCCGATGGCGGTTCCCCACCTCGGCAGATCGATGAAGCCGCCGGCCCGGTTCAGTTTCCACCTGGCCCGCAATTTTCCCCGATTGTCCCGCCTGCTCTATGGCGAATTGATCGGCCGGCTGCTGCGGCAATGGCCGGATCTCGTCACCCTGCTGCTGCAGCCTGCCGAGGCCGACCGCCCGGTGCTTGCCGATCCCGATGTCTCGGTTATTTTGACGAATTCGATCAAGGAGGCTCTACGCCAGGGAGGACAAGGCCCGGTACGGGATCTTCAACTGCTGGGGGAGGAGTGGGATTTCGATTTGAACCGGATCGACTGCCCGGTCCATTTATGGCACGGGGAACAGGACGCGACGGTGCCGATCGTGATGGGCCGCTATCTCGCCCATGTCATTCCCGGCTGCCAGTCCCGTTTCTATAAGAAGGAAGGCCATTTTTCCCTGCCGGTCGGGCACATGGAGGAAATTCTTTCGGACATCAGCAGCGGGGTGGGGCGGGGATCGATAAAAAACCTCGTCTAG